The following coding sequences are from one Dermacentor andersoni chromosome 5, qqDerAnde1_hic_scaffold, whole genome shotgun sequence window:
- the Mapmodulin gene encoding acidic leucine-rich nuclear phosphoprotein 32 family member A isoform X1 encodes MSGLGCLGIDRHVDSRLDWQRSQISELNLDNCRSTAIVGLTEEFVNLETLSLINVGLTSLKGFPKLPNLKKLELSDNRISGGLNLLHGSPKLTHLNLSGNKIKGLETLDPLKEFKNLKNLDLFNCEVTSIENYRDRVFELIPSLKYLDGYDRDEKEAEDSEADDEDGNEEDDEENEVDGESDEDDEDDVNVDDEDDEDGEEDDDVDEEDGEDGEEEVGLDYLEKDDIDEESEGDFYNPYDVDDDEDGDENESPKGQKRKREEEEEDGED; translated from the exons ATGTCTGGCCTTGGTTGCTTGGGGATCgaccgccatgttgactctcggCTGGATTGGCAGCGCAGtcaa ATATCAGAGCTCAACCTCGACAACTGCAGAAGCACCGCCATCGTCGGCCTGACAGAGGAGTTTGTCAACCTCGAGACGCTCAGCCTCATCAATGTCGGCCTCACGAGTCTCAAAGGATTCCCCAAGCTTCCCAACCTCAAGAAG TTGGAGTTGAGCGACAACAGGATCTCGGGCGGCCTCAACCTCCTGCATGGGAGCCCCAAGCTTACGCATTTAAATTTGAGCGGGAACAAAATCAAAGGGCTGGAGACCTTAGATCCTTTG AAAGAGTTCAAGAACCTGAAGAACCTCGATCTTTTCAACTGTGAAGTTACGAGCATTGAGAACTACAGGGACCGTGTCTTTGAGCTCATCCCAAGCCTCAAGTACCTGGATGGCTACGACAGAGACGAGAAGGAGGCAGAGGACTCCGAGGCAGACGACGAGGATG GTAATGAAGAGGATGATGAAGAGAATGAAGTGGATGGAGAGAGTGACG AGGATGACGAAGATGATGTGAATGtggatgatgaagatgatgaggATGGCGAGGAGGACGACGATGTCGATGAGGAAGATGGAGAAGATGGGGAGGAAGAGGTCGGTCTCGATTACCTAGAAAAAGACGACATTGAT GAGGAAAGTGAAGGAGACTTCTACAACCCATACGATGTAGATGACGATGAAGACGGAGATG AGAACGAGTCTCCTAAGGGCCAGAAGCGAAAgcgggaagaggaggaggaggatggggAGGACTGA
- the Mapmodulin gene encoding acidic leucine-rich nuclear phosphoprotein 32 family member A isoform X3 produces MEKRIELEKRGKNPEQISELNLDNCRSTAIVGLTEEFVNLETLSLINVGLTSLKGFPKLPNLKKLELSDNRISGGLNLLHGSPKLTHLNLSGNKIKGLETLDPLKEFKNLKNLDLFNCEVTSIENYRDRVFELIPSLKYLDGYDRDEKEAEDSEADDEDGNEEDDEENEVDGESDEDDEDDVNVDDEDDEDGEEDDDVDEEDGEDGEEEVGLDYLEKDDIDEESEGDFYNPYDVDDDEDGDENESPKGQKRKREEEEEDGED; encoded by the exons ATGGAGAAGAGGATTGAATTGGAGAAGCGGGGTAAAAACCCCGAGCAG ATATCAGAGCTCAACCTCGACAACTGCAGAAGCACCGCCATCGTCGGCCTGACAGAGGAGTTTGTCAACCTCGAGACGCTCAGCCTCATCAATGTCGGCCTCACGAGTCTCAAAGGATTCCCCAAGCTTCCCAACCTCAAGAAG TTGGAGTTGAGCGACAACAGGATCTCGGGCGGCCTCAACCTCCTGCATGGGAGCCCCAAGCTTACGCATTTAAATTTGAGCGGGAACAAAATCAAAGGGCTGGAGACCTTAGATCCTTTG AAAGAGTTCAAGAACCTGAAGAACCTCGATCTTTTCAACTGTGAAGTTACGAGCATTGAGAACTACAGGGACCGTGTCTTTGAGCTCATCCCAAGCCTCAAGTACCTGGATGGCTACGACAGAGACGAGAAGGAGGCAGAGGACTCCGAGGCAGACGACGAGGATG GTAATGAAGAGGATGATGAAGAGAATGAAGTGGATGGAGAGAGTGACG AGGATGACGAAGATGATGTGAATGtggatgatgaagatgatgaggATGGCGAGGAGGACGACGATGTCGATGAGGAAGATGGAGAAGATGGGGAGGAAGAGGTCGGTCTCGATTACCTAGAAAAAGACGACATTGAT GAGGAAAGTGAAGGAGACTTCTACAACCCATACGATGTAGATGACGATGAAGACGGAGATG AGAACGAGTCTCCTAAGGGCCAGAAGCGAAAgcgggaagaggaggaggaggatggggAGGACTGA
- the Mapmodulin gene encoding uncharacterized protein Mapmodulin isoform X2 yields MITFCLAVCRHIPFLGARWSLRGSVRPAHGLCQPWAMSGLGCLGIDRHVDSRLDWQRSQISELNLDNCRSTAIVGLTEEFVNLETLSLINVGLTSLKGFPKLPNLKKLELSDNRISGGLNLLHGSPKLTHLNLSGNKIKGLETLDPLKEFKNLKNLDLFNCEVTSIENYRDRVFELIPSLKYLDGYDRDEKEAEDSEADDEDGNEEDDEENEVDGESDEDDEDDVNVDDEDDEDGEEDDDVDEEDGEDGEEEEESEGDFYNPYDVDDDEDGDENESPKGQKRKREEEEEDGED; encoded by the exons ATGATCACATTTTGTCTCGCAGTATGCAGACATATCCCGTTTCTCGGTGCCCGGTGGTCGTTGCGAGGCTCTGTACGCCCTGCTCACGGTTTATGTCAGCCCTGGGCCATGTCTGGCCTTGGTTGCTTGGGGATCgaccgccatgttgactctcggCTGGATTGGCAGCGCAGtcaa ATATCAGAGCTCAACCTCGACAACTGCAGAAGCACCGCCATCGTCGGCCTGACAGAGGAGTTTGTCAACCTCGAGACGCTCAGCCTCATCAATGTCGGCCTCACGAGTCTCAAAGGATTCCCCAAGCTTCCCAACCTCAAGAAG TTGGAGTTGAGCGACAACAGGATCTCGGGCGGCCTCAACCTCCTGCATGGGAGCCCCAAGCTTACGCATTTAAATTTGAGCGGGAACAAAATCAAAGGGCTGGAGACCTTAGATCCTTTG AAAGAGTTCAAGAACCTGAAGAACCTCGATCTTTTCAACTGTGAAGTTACGAGCATTGAGAACTACAGGGACCGTGTCTTTGAGCTCATCCCAAGCCTCAAGTACCTGGATGGCTACGACAGAGACGAGAAGGAGGCAGAGGACTCCGAGGCAGACGACGAGGATG GTAATGAAGAGGATGATGAAGAGAATGAAGTGGATGGAGAGAGTGACG AGGATGACGAAGATGATGTGAATGtggatgatgaagatgatgaggATGGCGAGGAGGACGACGATGTCGATGAGGAAGATGGAGAAGATGGGGAGGAAGAG GAGGAAAGTGAAGGAGACTTCTACAACCCATACGATGTAGATGACGATGAAGACGGAGATG AGAACGAGTCTCCTAAGGGCCAGAAGCGAAAgcgggaagaggaggaggaggatggggAGGACTGA